A single window of Drosophila suzukii chromosome 3, CBGP_Dsuzu_IsoJpt1.0, whole genome shotgun sequence DNA harbors:
- the LOC108015826 gene encoding ankyrin repeat and SAM domain-containing protein 1A, protein MGKDQEFLEAARNGNISHIEKVLTQKAKRAGPLASLRRGTGVNFQDSGGSSALHHACLNGHEDIVRLLLAHEASPNLPDSRGSSPLHLAAWAGETEIVRLLLTHPYRPASANLLTKDRETPLHCAAQHGHTGALALLLHHDADPNMRNVRGETPLDLAAQYGRLQAVQMLIRAHPELIAHLGAEAVERGTPSPSSPASPSRAIFPHTCLHLASRNGHKSVVEVLLSAGVSVNLLTPSGTALHEASLCGKESVVRTLLKAGIDLSATDNEGRTALDILREFPPHVTKHIVAVINNFRNQMDTDEGDEVIYRQHSGPPNSGRGQSKNHSQQQQAHSNHYHFNSNNHLLNHSHSMQQSGYSKQRLSAGNGGPYNGGKSLDSALQPEDRFYQDLNAHSPLHSQNDMGGGYSVSPSSSLSSFEPASVSPRSRCSTGGLGQPMQMSTFAPAGPPKKPPRRNLSVSPTHAGPGQQFSYSSPSSQSQSQSHGHGYGQNQVRRQPPSDSPYSHQSHGSVGGMSFDETQLRERQRSDRLYASARQSTRSAIAGGMSLSSSNDMLDRQCSSSELNSETSVPNSSGDSPATNSMKRPIPAPRSATTKLSKELLKSAENATLKSYNPNRKLKRNRNSSGANAAAKSNGGDENCEAKQQIPSSPTHYKQPPTPDHPPPSSSQAERTIHERIRPLSQEYKRRSALLQLQAAQQLMIETGSSPSKLLPTLSTPGYDYDDTVTVIPHCPAPSSGSLSSSISCSDHSLSHSTDYVEEFVSDVPFAGLLKGASQQLKEQSEVQLKIQEEVEGKPQQTLPRVRPPIPIKPAVPERKFVKPPTTPTNQPVEANGNSSGELAIKPPRSPSKSPTKSSGKSPAKSPAKSPGSGQSAARNSINLLSPFNAEEARKKISEIIENFGSGILNTSITPTHDIELDFEDMEVPNERRELATRLRTAGLLHLERMLFENGYDNYKFVHNVFEEPDIPLLHIPERDAAKLLRFVQSLPPAEFQPQVPLKTQQENKQTGVATLQQWLNTIALPEYLEFFNKHLYNTIESVCGVWDVELQTVLEINKLGHRRRILQSLAYIRQMRDSDSKSLKTPLGENNETNQLTTNGNGTVREAPPRIPANPVHHRNSITGYRKSRPAPPPPAPPARKAAALQIRAPSELLLGLPANLRTTEWRHSAQTLLNEHINYEVQYLGSTVVKELRGTESTKKSIQKLKSSAEGEGKSGSPLSLAICHRGVEFNDVSSKRTICEHEIQNINCACQDSEDLRHFAYITKEQDLHYCHVFLVQSTELASEIILTLGQAFEVAYQLALRDGISTTPALLLDNGMLQGEYCGGK, encoded by the exons ATGGGCAAGGATCAGGAGTTCCTGGAGGCGGCGCGCAATGGCAACATCTCGCACATCGAGAAGGTTCTCACGCAGAAGGCCAAAAGGGCAGGACCGTTGGCCAGTTTGCGTCGCGGCACTGGGGTTAATTTCCAGGATAGTGGTGGCTCCTCGGCTCTGCATCATGCCTGCCTTAATGGCCATGAGGATATAGTGCGTCTGCTGTTGGCTCACGAGGCCTCGCCGAATCTCCCAGACTCCCGGGGATCTTCGCCACTCCATTTGGCCGCCTGGGCTGGGGAAACAGAGATTGTGCGACTCCTGCTGACGCATCCCTATCGACCGGCCAGTGCCAATCTGCTGACCAAGGATCGGGAGACTCCACTGCACTGTGCCGCCCAACATGGACACACTGGAGCCTTGGCCCTGCTGCTGCACCATGATGCGGATCCCAATATGCGCAATGTCCGTGGGGAAACCCCTCTGGACTTGGCCGCACAATATGGCCGACTGCAGGCGGTTCAAATGCTGATACGTGCCCATCCGGAATTGATAGCTCATCTGGGCGCAGAGGCTGTGGAAAGGGGTACACCATCGCCCTCGTCGCCGGCATCCCCGAGCAGAGCCATCTTTCCGCACACCTGTCTGCATTTGGCCAGTCGAAATGGCCACAAAAGCGTAGTGGAGGTCCTTTTGTCCGCCGGAGTCAGTGTGAACTTGCTAACTCCCTCGGGAACTGCCCTGCATGAGGCATCTCTCTGCGGCAAGGAGAGTGTGGTCAGGACTCTACTGAAAGCAGGCATTGATTTGTCCGCCACCGACAACGAAGGACGCACAGCTCTGGATATACTGCGTGAATTTCCACCGCATGTCACCAAGCACATTGTGGCTGTGATCAACA ACTTTCGTAACCAAATGGACACGGATGAGGGCGACGAGGTGATCTACAGGCAACACTCGGGACCACCGAATTCCGGGCGTGGCCAGAGCAAAAACCATTCGCAACAGCAGCAGGCCCATAGCAACCACTACCATTTTAACTCCAATAACCACTTGCTGAACCACTCGCACTCCATGCAGCAATCTGGATACAGTAAACAGCGGCTGAGTGCGGGAAATGGTGGTCCCTACAACGGGGGAAAGTCCTTGGACAGTGCTCTCCAGCCGGAGGATCGTTTCTACCAGGATCTCAATGCACACTCCCCACTGCATAGTCAGAA TGATATGGGTGGTGGCTACAGTGTGAGTCCCTCCTCATCGCTGAGCAGCTTTGAGCCGGCTTCGGTGTCACCAAGATCCCGATGTTCCACTGGTGGTCTTGGTCAGCCCATGCAGATGAGTACTTTTGCTCCAGCTGGACCGCCCAAGAAGCCACCAAGGCGCAATCTCTCCGTCTCGCCAACCCACGCAGGTCCTGGCCAGCAGTTCAGCTACAGCTCGCCATCCAGTCAGAGCCAAAGTCAGAGCCATGGACATGGTTATGGTCAAAACCAGGTGCGCCGCCAACCGCCCAGCGATAGTCCGTACTCCCATCAGAGCCATGGAAGTGTGGGCGGTATGAGTTTTGATGAAACACAGCTAAGGGAACGACAGCGGAGTGATCGTCTTTATGCCAGTGCCCGGCAGAGCACAAGATCTGCTATAGCCGGTGGAATGAGCCTGAGTTCGAGTA ATGACATGCTGGACCGCCAGTGCAGCAGCTCGGAACTGAATAGCGAGACGAGTGTGCCCAATTCTAGTGGGGATTCCCCGGCCACCAACTCTATGAAGCGACCAATTCCAGCTCCTCGAAGTGCCACCACCAAGCTGTCCAAGGAACTGCTGAAATCTGCAGAAAATGCCACCCTGAAGTCATATAACCCCAACCGAAAACTCAAGCGCAATCGGAACAGCAG TGGTGCAAATGCGGCGGCCAAATCCAACGGTGGCGACGAGAACTGCGAGGCCAAACAGCAGATCCCCAGCAGTCCCACCCACTACAAGCAGCCGCCCACGCCGGATCATCCACCGCCGAGCTCCAGCCAGGCGGAAAGGACCATCCACGAGAGGATTCGACCCCTTAGCCAGGAGTACAAGCGTCGTTCCGCTCTGCTCCAGCTTCAGGCGGCCCAGCAACTGATGATCGAGACGGGCTCCTCGCCATCGAAACTGCTGCCTACGCTGAGTACCCCTGGCTATGATTACGATGATACGGTGACGGTAATTCCCCATTGTCCAGCTCCCTCCTCTGGATCCCTGAGCTCCAGCATTTCGTGCTCGGATCACAGTCTCTCCCATTCCACCGACTATGTGGAGGAGTTTGTCAGCGATGTGCCCTTCGCTGGTCTGCTAAAAGGAGCCTCCCAGCAGCTCAAGGAGCAATCGGAGGTGCAGTTAAAAATCCAGGAGGAAGTGGAGGGCAAGCCACAGCAAACTCTGCCCAGAGTGCGTCCACCCATTCCCATCAAGCCGGCGGTGCCGGAGCGAAAGTTCGTCAAGCCACCAACAACGCCAACCAATCAGCCAGTGGAGGCCAATGGGAATTCCTCTGGCGAGTTAGCAATTAAGCCACCAAGATCACCCTCGAAATCTCCTACCAAATCCTCTGGCAAATCGCCAGCTAAATCTCCCGCTAAATCTCCCGGAAGTGGCCAGTCGGCAGCCAGGAATTCCATAAATCTCCTGAGTCCCTTTAATGCGGAAGAGGCGCGCAAAAAGATCTCCGAGATTATTGAGAACTTTGGCAGTGGCATCCTGAACACCAGCATCACGCCCACCCACGACATCGAGCTGGACTTTGAGGACATGGAGGTGCCCAACGAGCGAAGGGAATTGGCCACACGTCTTCGCACTGCAGGATTACTTCACCTGGAAAGGATGCTGTTCGAGAACGGCTATGATAACTACAAGTTTGTG CACAATGTCTTTGAGGAGCCCGATATTCCCCTATTGCACATTCCCGAACGGGATGCAGCCAAACTTCTGCGTTTTGTCCAGAGTCTGCCGCCGGCGGAGTTCCAACCGCAGGTGCCGCTCAAGACGCAGCAGGAAAACAAGCAGACCGGAGTGGCCACTTTGCAGCAGTGGCTCAACACCATTGCCCTGCCGGAGTACCTGGAGTTCTTCAA CAAGCACTTGTACAACACCATCGAGAGCGTGTGCGGGGTGTGGGATGTGGAGCTGCAGACGGTGCTGGAGATCAACAAGCTGGGCCACCGGAGGCGCATCCTGCAATCACTGGCCTATATACGCCAGATGCGCGATAGTGACTCCAAGTCGCTGAAGACGCCACTGGGCGAGAACAACGAAACCAATCAGCTGACAACGAATGGCAATGGAACCGTTAGGGAGGCTCCTCCAAGGATACCCGCCAATCCAGTGCATCATCGCAACTCCATCACGGGTTATCGCAAGAGTCG ACCTGCACCTCCACCACCGGCTCCACCAGCTAGAAAAGCAGCCGCTTTGCAAATTAGGGCTCCTTCGGAGCTACTGCTGGGTCTTCCGGCCAATCTACGGACCACCGAATGGCGCCACTCGGCGCAGACTTTGCTCAACGAGCACATTAATTACGAGGTTCAA TACCTCGGCTCAACGGTTGTGAAAGAACTACGCGGCACAGAGTCCACTAAGAAGTCCATACAAAAGCTGAAATCCTCAGCTGAAGGTGAAGGCAAATCGGGGTCACCACTCTCGTTGGCGATTTGTCATCGCGGAGTGGAGTTCAACGATGTGAGCAGTAAG CGCACTATTTGCGAGCACGAGATTCAGAACATCAACTGCGCCTGCCAGGACTCGGAGGATTTGAGGCACTTTGCCTATATAACCAAGGAGCAGGACCTGCACTACTGCCATGTTTTCCTGGTCCAAAGCACA GAACTGGCCAGCGAGATTATCCTGACTCTGGGACAGGCCTTCGAGGTGGCCTATCAACTGGCACTGCGCGATGGCATCTCCACCACGCCGGCTCTTCTCCTGGACAATGGAATGCTGCAGGGCGAGTACTGTGGCGGGAAATAG
- the LOC108019550 gene encoding kunitz-type serine protease inhibitor C1 isoform X1, which translates to MFRMGLILILIFCLAVVLLAYEMDSDSLQDQYEREQYNLRKKICLQDPEYGKCKGRRTLWYYNTKRSKCQTFTYSNCGGNGNLFYTYESCKEFCGKYNWRKGPPVQGRRRMAAPRTKELDKIPQSN; encoded by the exons ATGTTCCGCATGGGTTTAattcttattttaattttttgcctGGCTGTTGTATTACTGGCTTACGAAATGGACTCGGACTCCTTACAGGATCAGTACGAAAGGGAGCAGTATAATTTACGCAAAA AGATTTGTCTTCAAGATCCGGAATATGGAAAGTGCAAGGGTCGCCGGACACTGTGGTACTACAATACCAAGAGGTCCAAGTGCCAGACCTTTACCTATTCAAATTGTGGTGGAAATGGCAACCTTTTCTATACCTACGAAAGTTGCAAGGAATTCTGCGGTAAATACAACTGGCGTAAGGGTCCTCCTGTCCAAGGACGTCGACGTATGGCTGCTCCTAGAACTAAGGAACTTGATAAAATTCCACAATCAAATTAG
- the LOC108019550 gene encoding kunitz-type serine protease inhibitor 2 isoform X2, with protein sequence MCDVRCRCDLGRSQDQYEREQYNLRKKICLQDPEYGKCKGRRTLWYYNTKRSKCQTFTYSNCGGNGNLFYTYESCKEFCGKYNWRKGPPVQGRRRMAAPRTKELDKIPQSN encoded by the exons ATGTGTGATGTGCGATGCCGATGTGATCTCGGGCGATCTCAG GATCAGTACGAAAGGGAGCAGTATAATTTACGCAAAA AGATTTGTCTTCAAGATCCGGAATATGGAAAGTGCAAGGGTCGCCGGACACTGTGGTACTACAATACCAAGAGGTCCAAGTGCCAGACCTTTACCTATTCAAATTGTGGTGGAAATGGCAACCTTTTCTATACCTACGAAAGTTGCAAGGAATTCTGCGGTAAATACAACTGGCGTAAGGGTCCTCCTGTCCAAGGACGTCGACGTATGGCTGCTCCTAGAACTAAGGAACTTGATAAAATTCCACAATCAAATTAG
- the LOC118877969 gene encoding PI-actitoxin-Aeq3a, with product MKVVIVFFGLLAIIVSTVQPTGKRNLLCYLPHEFGKCGGHRLMWAFSNHQGKCVPFVFSNCGGNENRFFTKEKCERTCALTNPRFVVTN from the exons ATGAAAGTGGTAATAGTTTTTTTTGGCCTTTTGGCGATTATAGTGTCAACTGTTCAGCCTACTGGAAAAAGAAATT TACTTTGTTATCTGCCTCACGAGTTCGGTAAATGTGGAGGCCATCGCTTAATGTGGGCATTTTCCAATCACCAAGGAAAGTGCGTTCCATTTGTTTTTTCCAACTGTGGCGGCAATGAAAATCGCTTCTTTACCAAGGAAAAGTGTGAAAGAACTTGCGCTTTAACTAATCCTCGATTTGTTGTGACTAATTAA